One segment of Mugil cephalus isolate CIBA_MC_2020 chromosome 14, CIBA_Mcephalus_1.1, whole genome shotgun sequence DNA contains the following:
- the LOC125019587 gene encoding probable thiopurine S-methyltransferase isoform X1, which translates to MRGNILKVLWLVSCQSAAGWGQANMTSMLAPQADRFMGLGEWEERWQEGKIGFHLPQVHMMLESNIDKVLNGRTGVRFFFPLCGKAVDMKWLADMGHSVVGVEISEKAIRAFFEENNMTYSEEPVPEMPGAKVYRSSEKNISLYQSDLYNFSSSIEGQFGAIWDRGSLVAINPRDREKYAALIISLMAKDCRYLLDTLIYNPELYTGPPFFVPDEQLHSLFGKSCDIEELLSVDAMTDRQRSWGLDSLKENVYLLTTKSS; encoded by the exons ATGCGGGGCAATATTTTAAAAGTTCTGTGGTTGGTTTCGTGCCAGTCTGCTGCTGG ttGGGGTCAGGCAAACATGACCAGCATGCTGGCGCCGCAGGCGGACCGGTTCATGGGCCTCGGGGAGTGGGAGGAACGCTGGCAGGAGGGCAAAATCGGCTTCCATCTTCCGCAAGTGCACAT GATGCTGGAGAGCAACATTGATAAAGTTCTCAACGGACGAACAGGTGTTCGCTTCTTCTTCCCGCTCTGTGGGAAAGCCGTGGATATGAAGTG GTTGGCGGACATGGGCCATTCAGTGGTCGGGGTGGAGATATCGGAGAAGGCTATTCGAGCTTTCTTTGAGGAGAACAACATGACGTACAGTGAGGAGCCCGTGCCGGAGATGCCTGGAGCAAAGGTTTACAGG AGCTCAGAGAAAAACATCTCCCTGTATCAGAGCGACCTGTACAACTTTTCCAG TTCCATCGAGGGCCAGTTCGGAGCGATTTGGGACAGGGGCTCTCTGGTGGCCATCAACccaagagacagagaaaa GTATGCGGCTCTCATCATTTCTCTGATGGCCAAAGACTGCAGATACCTTCTGGACACTTTGATTTACAATCCTGAATTGTATACAG GACCTCCCTTTTTTGTGCCGGATGAGCAACTGCACAGCCTGTTCG gAAAAAGCTGCGATATTGAGGAACTGCTTTCAGTGGACGCTATGACCGACAGACAGCGAAGCTGGGGGCTGGACTCTTTAAAAGAAAACGTGTACCTCCTCACTACAAAGAGCAGTTAA
- the LOC125020201 gene encoding protein phosphatase 1 regulatory subunit 36 isoform X1, with product MTKYPKDIKNVSALPSGRWVWNNESQTVEFVRSCPTEEGVLGKKNQTYVDINELQQRAQWLAEVCTLNHRGRQSTIKNLRPAHLNEYRSSVMSRQGDRVTIDDVKQVAVSLLQENYLLPIPYCFLDVLRCKELDEVLTALLLYLSFFFEHKSLENKTASSGFVDIITEHKMMAETSAKKEIAQKKLAVCYFSLLMDLGREQRPTYQKRQVSSDRTEWLLHACLYSFFCYAAWVTFGRKDLRDVQQEVGRLLYSDAFNAAVRSATEGDARTMGAADHRETGNKNAFRQRASRGRPALGSAVNQRSPLMVSLLPSPKERSPHLFPGARAGSRSPPEAQRRDAEALAERLHRQLAGVSFGILGEPLVQFSRSTLMPRGEESSNTGEDEDGEEGGDVKGKSAEPSGIKYVQASKSSFVGTKSKGLARYASAAHTNAKSSAASTDLTS from the exons atgacaaaataccCAAAGGACATAAAAAAT GTGAGTGCTCTGCCTTCAGGTCGCTGGGTGTGGAATAATGAATCCCAGACTGTGGAGTTTGTCAG ATCTTGTCCAACAGAGGAAGgtgttttggggaaaaaaaatcaaacctatGTCGATATTAACGAGCTTCAGCAGCGAGCGCAGTG GTTGGCTGAGGTCTGCACTCTGAACCACAGGGGGCGCCAAAGCACCATAAAGAATCTGAGGCCGGCTCACCTGAATGAATACAGGTCGTCTGTGATGAGCAGGCAGGGGGACCGAGTCACCATTGATGATGTTAAAC AGGTGGCTGTCAGTTTGCTGCAGGAGAATTATTTGCTTCCCATCCCATACTGCTTTCTGGATGTACTGAG GTGTAAAGAACTTGATGAAGTCCTGACTGCGCTTCTACTTTACCTGTCCTTCTTCTTTGAACACAAGTCTCTGGAGAACAAAACTGCATCTTCAGGGTT TGTGGACATCATCACGGAGCACAAGATGATGGCAGAGACTTCGGCCAAAAAGGAGATCGCTcaaaagaagctggctgtttgCTACTTCAGCCTATTGATGGATCTGGGGAGGGAACAGCGGCCAACGTATCAAAA GCGCCAGGTGTCCTCAGACAGAACTGAATGGCTACTGCATGCG TGCTTGTACAGCTTCTTCTGCTACGCGGCGTGGGTGACGTTCGGCAGGAAGGACCTGAGGGACGTCCAGCAGGAGGTGGGCCGGCTTTTATACTCTGACGCCTTCAACGCGGCGGTGAGGAGCGCGACCGAGGGAGACGCGAGAACAATGGGGGCTGCTGACCACCGGGAGACgggaaataaaaatgctttcagGCAGAG AGCGTCCCGGGGGCGCCCGGCCCTCGGCAGCGCCGTTAATCAGCGCTCCcctctgatggtgtctctgcTGCCCTCGCCCAAAGAACGCTCGCCCCATCTGTTCCCGGGCGCCCGGGCGGGAAGTCGGAGCCCGCCGGAGGCCCAGCGCCGCGACGCCGAGGCCCTGGCGGAGCGGCTCCACCGGCAGCTGGCCGGCGTCAG TTTTGGGATTCTGGGCGAGCCGCTGGTTCAGTTCAGCCGCAGCACCCTGATGCCCCGcggagaagagagcagcaacACAGGCGAGGATGAGGACGGCGAAGAAGGCGGTGACGTTAAGGGCAAAAGCGCGGAGCCTTCTGGAATCAAGTACGTTCAAGCTAGCAAGTCGTCCTTCGTCGGAACCAAGTCAAAAGGTCTGGCCAGATACGCGAGCGCCGCCCACACGAACGCTAAAAGCTCTGCAGCTTCCACTGACCTCACATCCTAA
- the LOC125020201 gene encoding protein phosphatase 1 regulatory subunit 36 isoform X2: MTKYPKDIKNVSALPSGRWVWNNESQTVEFVRSCPTEEGVLGKKNQTYVDINELQQRAQWLAEVCTLNHRGRQSTIKNLRPAHLNEYRSSVMSRQGDRVTIDDVKQVAVSLLQENYLLPIPYCFLDVLRCKELDEVLTALLLYLSFFFEHKSLENKTASSGFVDIITEHKMMAETSAKKEIAQKKLAVCYFSLLMDLGREQRPTYQKRQVSSDRTEWLLHACLYSFFCYAAWVTFGRKDLRDVQQEVGRLLYSDAFNAAVRSATEGDARTMGAADHRETGNKNAFRQSFGILGEPLVQFSRSTLMPRGEESSNTGEDEDGEEGGDVKGKSAEPSGIKYVQASKSSFVGTKSKGLARYASAAHTNAKSSAASTDLTS; this comes from the exons atgacaaaataccCAAAGGACATAAAAAAT GTGAGTGCTCTGCCTTCAGGTCGCTGGGTGTGGAATAATGAATCCCAGACTGTGGAGTTTGTCAG ATCTTGTCCAACAGAGGAAGgtgttttggggaaaaaaaatcaaacctatGTCGATATTAACGAGCTTCAGCAGCGAGCGCAGTG GTTGGCTGAGGTCTGCACTCTGAACCACAGGGGGCGCCAAAGCACCATAAAGAATCTGAGGCCGGCTCACCTGAATGAATACAGGTCGTCTGTGATGAGCAGGCAGGGGGACCGAGTCACCATTGATGATGTTAAAC AGGTGGCTGTCAGTTTGCTGCAGGAGAATTATTTGCTTCCCATCCCATACTGCTTTCTGGATGTACTGAG GTGTAAAGAACTTGATGAAGTCCTGACTGCGCTTCTACTTTACCTGTCCTTCTTCTTTGAACACAAGTCTCTGGAGAACAAAACTGCATCTTCAGGGTT TGTGGACATCATCACGGAGCACAAGATGATGGCAGAGACTTCGGCCAAAAAGGAGATCGCTcaaaagaagctggctgtttgCTACTTCAGCCTATTGATGGATCTGGGGAGGGAACAGCGGCCAACGTATCAAAA GCGCCAGGTGTCCTCAGACAGAACTGAATGGCTACTGCATGCG TGCTTGTACAGCTTCTTCTGCTACGCGGCGTGGGTGACGTTCGGCAGGAAGGACCTGAGGGACGTCCAGCAGGAGGTGGGCCGGCTTTTATACTCTGACGCCTTCAACGCGGCGGTGAGGAGCGCGACCGAGGGAGACGCGAGAACAATGGGGGCTGCTGACCACCGGGAGACgggaaataaaaatgctttcagGCAGAG TTTTGGGATTCTGGGCGAGCCGCTGGTTCAGTTCAGCCGCAGCACCCTGATGCCCCGcggagaagagagcagcaacACAGGCGAGGATGAGGACGGCGAAGAAGGCGGTGACGTTAAGGGCAAAAGCGCGGAGCCTTCTGGAATCAAGTACGTTCAAGCTAGCAAGTCGTCCTTCGTCGGAACCAAGTCAAAAGGTCTGGCCAGATACGCGAGCGCCGCCCACACGAACGCTAAAAGCTCTGCAGCTTCCACTGACCTCACATCCTAA
- the LOC125019587 gene encoding probable thiopurine S-methyltransferase isoform X2, which produces MTSMLAPQADRFMGLGEWEERWQEGKIGFHLPQVHMMLESNIDKVLNGRTGVRFFFPLCGKAVDMKWLADMGHSVVGVEISEKAIRAFFEENNMTYSEEPVPEMPGAKVYRSSEKNISLYQSDLYNFSSSIEGQFGAIWDRGSLVAINPRDREKYAALIISLMAKDCRYLLDTLIYNPELYTGPPFFVPDEQLHSLFGKSCDIEELLSVDAMTDRQRSWGLDSLKENVYLLTTKSS; this is translated from the exons ATGACCAGCATGCTGGCGCCGCAGGCGGACCGGTTCATGGGCCTCGGGGAGTGGGAGGAACGCTGGCAGGAGGGCAAAATCGGCTTCCATCTTCCGCAAGTGCACAT GATGCTGGAGAGCAACATTGATAAAGTTCTCAACGGACGAACAGGTGTTCGCTTCTTCTTCCCGCTCTGTGGGAAAGCCGTGGATATGAAGTG GTTGGCGGACATGGGCCATTCAGTGGTCGGGGTGGAGATATCGGAGAAGGCTATTCGAGCTTTCTTTGAGGAGAACAACATGACGTACAGTGAGGAGCCCGTGCCGGAGATGCCTGGAGCAAAGGTTTACAGG AGCTCAGAGAAAAACATCTCCCTGTATCAGAGCGACCTGTACAACTTTTCCAG TTCCATCGAGGGCCAGTTCGGAGCGATTTGGGACAGGGGCTCTCTGGTGGCCATCAACccaagagacagagaaaa GTATGCGGCTCTCATCATTTCTCTGATGGCCAAAGACTGCAGATACCTTCTGGACACTTTGATTTACAATCCTGAATTGTATACAG GACCTCCCTTTTTTGTGCCGGATGAGCAACTGCACAGCCTGTTCG gAAAAAGCTGCGATATTGAGGAACTGCTTTCAGTGGACGCTATGACCGACAGACAGCGAAGCTGGGGGCTGGACTCTTTAAAAGAAAACGTGTACCTCCTCACTACAAAGAGCAGTTAA